The Stenotrophomonas sp. BIO128-Bstrain region CTTCTTCTTCGTGCGCGTCCACGTGGTCGCTGTGGTTGTCGCTGCGGCTGCGCATGGCCAGCACGATGCTGACCGCGGTCATCGCAAACGCGATCACGATGGCGGTCAGCACCAGCGCCTGCGGCAGCGGATCGGTGTAGTTGCCCAGGTCGCTGTCGATGCCCTCACGCAGCACCGGCGCCTTGCCCTGCACCAGCCGGCCACCGGCGAAGATCAGCAGGTTGGTCGCATACGACAGGAAGGTCATGCCGAGGATCACATCGAAGCTGCGCGCGCGCAGCAACAGGTAGATGCCGATCGCGCTCAGTACGCCGATGGCGCTTGCCAGGGCCAGTTCCATCAGTGCATCTCCCCGGTTTTTGCCGAACGGCGGGTGGGATCGATCTCGCCTTTGCGGGCGTTGCGGGTGCGCGAGGGCTTGATCGTGCCCATCATCGAGAGCATCAGCATCACACCGCCGAACAC contains the following coding sequences:
- a CDS encoding Na+/H+ antiporter subunit C is translated as MELALASAIGVLSAIGIYLLLRARSFDVILGMTFLSYATNLLIFAGGRLVQGKAPVLREGIDSDLGNYTDPLPQALVLTAIVIAFAMTAVSIVLAMRSRSDNHSDHVDAHEEEELPADTAPGREGGA